A region of Diospyros lotus cultivar Yz01 chromosome 3, ASM1463336v1, whole genome shotgun sequence DNA encodes the following proteins:
- the LOC127797783 gene encoding uncharacterized protein LOC127797783, with protein MKLSSPSSSSAASTASTAAASFGCLATMLRSLLCFNGLPTHPSDQIKDTEVGSVDFDKLGNSVTEKKVAAAAAAPGLVARLMGLDSMPTNSRSITRSRSMDYDSLREVEGQHRRVKTSLSSREFPTFLEHEDYFILSFDNSPENMEFGWEVNKAEAKLKRRKGERRRGECKNDKENRDNTRIKCKPSRKEKVEDESRILRPTNKCDRNSHIPAEGLNVLKPLNLRENSNGAKQGKVEAECSSENSRESSPVSVLDFRGSKSILDPKVPESEEEDARLLTSSNSRRKLSAKLESFDQSVPFKHSNSTSNLQKRKNIDGKCGGSKRDCWQSENYGATWEEICTIADEDMKGLNWVYRERELWKLKLEDIADNIGSEFELQILEELMDEVVDELVETCHQKVLIC; from the exons ATGAAGCTCTCGTCTCCCTCTTCATCCTCTGCTGCTTCCACCGCCAGCACGGCGGCCGCCTCTTTCGGTTGTCTTGCCACAATGCTCCgcagccttctttgcttcaaCGGCCTGCCCACTCACCCTTCTGATCAGATTAAAGATACGGAGGTGGGCTCGGTGGATTTTGACAAGCTGGGAAATTCAGTGACGGAGAAGAAGGTGGCCGCGGCGGCTGCAGCTCCCGGGCTAGTGGCAAGGTTAATGGGATTGGATTCGATGCCGACGAATTCCAGGTCAATTACGAGAAGCAGATCGATGGATTATGATTCTTTGAGGGAGGTTGAGGGACAGCACCGGCGGGTCAAGACGTCGTTGTCTTCCCGGGAATTTCCGACGTTCTTGGAGCACGAGGATTACTTCATTCTGAGCTTTGATAATTCGCCGGAAAATATGGAATTCGGATGGGAAGTGAATAAAGCTGAGGCCAAATTGAAGCGAAGAAAAGGTGAGAGAAGAAGAGGTGAGTGCAAGAACGACAAAGAAAACCGAGACAACACAAGGATCAAGTGCAAGCCTTCTCGAAAAGAGAAAGTTGAAGATGAGAGTAGAATTCTTCGTCCGACGAACAAATGTGATCGAAATTCACACATTCCCGCGGAAGGTTTGAATGTATTGAAACCGCTTAACCTCAGAGAAAACTCTAATGGAGCAAAACAGGGGAAGGTTGAAGCAGAGTGCAGCTCAGAGAACTCGAGAGAATCAAGCCCTGTTTCTGTTCTTGACTTCCGTGGGTCCAAATCCATTCTTGATCCCAAAGTTCCTGAATCAG aggaagaagatgcGAGGCTATTGACGAGCTCAAATTCAAGAAGGAAGTTATCAGCAAAACTCGAAAGCTTTGACCAATCGGTTCCATTCAAACACAGTAATTCTACGAGTAATCTTCAGAAACGAAAGAACATTGATGGAAAGTGTGGGGGATCAAAAAGGGACTGTTGGCAGAGCGAAAATTATGGGGCGACGTGGGAAGAAATCTGTACAATAGCTGATGAAGATATGAAAGGATTGAATTGggtatacagagagagagaattatgGAAGCTTAAGCTTGAAGATATTGCCGACAATATAGGTTCGGAATTTGAGCTGCAAATTCTGGAAGAGTTGATGGACGAGGTTGTAGATGAACTCGTTGAGACTTGTCATCAAAAGGTTTTGATTTGTTAA
- the LOC127798404 gene encoding omega-3 fatty acid desaturase, endoplasmic reticulum-like has translation MVTLESKAGGKEATHHGKEGLVNFSASLEASFPNGRETEEKTVNDINKFSSEDEFDPGAPPPFRIAEIRAAIPKHCWVKDPWRSLSYVVRDVLVVFGLVAVAIYLQSWLVWPFYWAAQGTMFWALFVLGHDCGHGSFSDNPRLNNIVGHILHSSILVPYHGWRISHRTHHQNHGHVEKDESWVPISETIYNTLDDSTKFLRFKVPFPLFAYPLYLWTRGPGKEGSHFNPNSDLFLPGERTYVLTSTICWSAMVAFLLCLSMVIGTAQVLKIYGVPYLIFVMWLDFVTYLHHHGHEQKLPWYRGKEWSYLRGGLTTVDRDYGWFNNIHHDIGTHVIHHLFPQIPHYHLVEATKAAKSVLGRYYREPRKSGPFPFHLFNYLVRSIKRDHYVSDTGEVVYYETDPQLLGLSQKKKE, from the exons ATGGTGACGCTGGAATCCAAAGCAGGAGGAAAAGAGGCCACTCATCATG GTAAGGAAGGACTTGTAAATTTTAGTGCTTCTCTAGAAGCCTCATTCCCAAATGGCAGGGAAACAGAGGAGAAGACCGTTAATGACATTAACAAGTTCAGCAGTGAAGATGAATTCGACCCGGGTGCTCCTCCTCCATTTAGGATAGCCGAGATTCGAGCAGCCATTCCCAAGCACTGCTGGGTCAAGGATCCATGGCGGTCTCTGAGTTATGTCGTCAGGGATGTTCTTGTGGTGTTTGGATTAGTAGCAGTGGCAATTTACTTGCAGAGTTGGCTTGTTTGGCCATTTTACTGGGCTGCTCAGGGCACAATGTTCTGGGCACTGTTTGTTCTTGGTCATGACTG CGGCCATGGAAGCTTTTCAGACAACCCCAGGCTAAACAACATTGTTGGGCATATCCTGCATTCTTCAATCCTTGTTCCCTACCATGGATG GAGAATCAGCCACAGAACTCATCATCAGAACCATGGACATGTCGAAAAGGATGAATCATGGGTACCG ATTTCTGAGACGATATACAATACTCTGGATGATAGCACAAAATTCCTAAGATTTAAGGTCCCTTTCCCTTTGTTTGCCTACCCTCTATATTTG TGGACGAGGGGACCGGGAAAGGAAGGCTCTCATTTCAATCCGAACAGCGATTTGTTCCTTCCCGGCGAGAGGACATACGTGCTCACATCGACAATATGCTGGAGCGCAATGGTCGCCTTCCTTCTCTGCTTGTCCATGGTCATAGGCACTGCCCAAGTTCTAAAGATCTATGGTGTTCCCTACTTG ATTTTTGTCATGTGGCTAGATTTCGTTACTTACTTGCATCACCATGGCCATGAACAGAAGCTTCCCTGGTACCGGGGCAAG GAATGGAGCTACTTAAGGGGTGGGCTTACAACTGTTGATCGCGATTATGGATGGTTCAACAACATCCACCATGACATTGGCACCCATGTTATACACCATCTGTTCCCTCAGATCCCCCACTATCACTTAGTCGAAGCG ACAAAGGCAGCTAAGTCGGTGCTCGGGAGGTACTACAGAGAGCCAAGGAAATCAGGCCCTTTCCCATTTCACCTATTCAATTATCTAGTAAGAAGCATCAAACGCGACCACTACGTCAGTGACACAGGAGAAGTCGTTTACTATGAGACCGATCCTCAACTGCTCGGCTTATCccagaagaagaaggaataa